A genomic segment from Streptosporangium roseum DSM 43021 encodes:
- the sigJ gene encoding RNA polymerase sigma factor SigJ codes for MNSDEDLATEFDAIRPRLVGVAYGLLGSLDEAEDVVQDAWLRLGRADRAEIQDVTGWLVVTVSRLALDVLRSARVRREEYVGPWLPEPVVTEADPADRVTLAESMSMAMLVVLESLSPAERTAFVLHDVFGLPFEEVAQAVGRSPAACRQLAARARKHVAARAPRFEVDADEHRRVVEAFARASTGRDIDALLALLDPDVVLRSDGGGLVTAARRPVRGAGRVARFIAGVAERFGAGSRFTPIMVNGRPGLLRFRDGALSGVYALTVAGGRITEIHIVVNPEKLRSVR; via the coding sequence GTGAACAGCGATGAGGATCTCGCGACCGAGTTCGACGCCATCCGGCCCCGGCTGGTGGGCGTGGCCTACGGCCTGCTCGGCAGCCTCGACGAGGCCGAGGACGTGGTCCAGGACGCCTGGCTGCGGCTGGGCCGGGCGGATCGCGCGGAGATCCAGGACGTCACCGGCTGGCTGGTGGTGACGGTGTCCAGGCTCGCGCTGGACGTGCTGCGCTCGGCGCGCGTGCGCCGGGAGGAGTACGTCGGGCCGTGGCTGCCCGAACCGGTGGTGACCGAGGCCGATCCGGCGGACAGGGTGACGCTGGCCGAGTCGATGAGCATGGCGATGCTGGTGGTGCTGGAGTCGCTCAGCCCCGCCGAGCGCACCGCGTTCGTACTGCACGACGTGTTCGGGCTGCCGTTCGAGGAGGTGGCCCAGGCGGTCGGGCGCTCCCCTGCCGCCTGCCGCCAGCTCGCCGCCCGTGCCCGCAAGCATGTCGCGGCCCGGGCGCCCCGGTTCGAGGTGGACGCCGACGAGCACCGCAGGGTGGTCGAGGCGTTCGCGCGGGCCAGCACGGGCCGCGACATCGACGCCCTGCTGGCGCTGCTCGACCCGGACGTGGTGCTCCGCAGCGACGGCGGTGGCCTGGTCACCGCGGCCAGGCGGCCGGTCCGCGGCGCCGGCCGGGTGGCCCGCTTCATCGCCGGGGTGGCCGAGCGGTTCGGCGCCGGGAGCCGGTTCACCCCGATCATGGTCAACGGCCGGCCGGGGCTGCTGCGGTTCCGGGACGGCGCGCTCAGCGGCGTCTACGCGCTGACCGTGGCCGGCGGCCGGATCACCGAGATCCACATCGTGGTGAACCCAGAGAAACTGAGGAGTGTTCGATGA
- a CDS encoding carboxymuconolactone decarboxylase family protein: MKARMNVAQLAPEGYQAMLGLEKFLAGSKLPHATLELVKLRASQINGCGFCVDMHSHDAKKAGETDERLFSVAAWREAPYYTDAERAALALAEEATRLSDRGETVPDHVWDEAARHYEPEMLATLVIAIAAINAWNRIAVTTRAVAGSLRNQTG; this comes from the coding sequence ATGAAGGCACGGATGAACGTCGCGCAGCTCGCCCCCGAGGGCTACCAGGCCATGCTCGGCCTGGAGAAGTTCCTGGCCGGCAGCAAGCTGCCGCACGCCACGCTGGAGCTGGTGAAGCTGCGGGCCAGCCAGATCAACGGCTGCGGCTTCTGCGTGGACATGCACAGCCACGACGCCAAGAAGGCGGGCGAGACCGACGAGCGGCTGTTCTCGGTGGCCGCCTGGCGGGAGGCGCCGTACTACACCGACGCCGAGCGCGCGGCGCTGGCGCTGGCCGAGGAGGCCACCCGGCTCAGCGACCGCGGGGAGACGGTGCCGGACCACGTGTGGGACGAGGCCGCCAGGCACTACGAGCCGGAGATGCTGGCCACGCTGGTGATAGCGATCGCGGCGATCAACGCGTGGAACCGGATCGCCGTCACCACGCGTGCGGTCGCCGGGTCCCTGCGTAATCAAACCGGTTGA
- a CDS encoding TetR/AcrR family transcriptional regulator: MERADAARNRARILEAAGQLFAAKGAPNVTMDDIAKAAGVGRGTLYRRYPDRAAIATAMLDEHEKALQEKLIGGEAPLGPGAPPAERLAAFYAAMVELLEGHAHLVLGAETGHSRFATGAYGFWRLHVRSLLVSAGVPDPDALVEVVLAPLAPEVYTHQRTERGLSPGRVAAALGELAHRLLG; encoded by the coding sequence ATGGAGAGAGCAGACGCCGCGCGCAACCGGGCGCGCATCCTGGAGGCGGCCGGGCAGCTGTTCGCGGCCAAGGGCGCGCCGAACGTCACCATGGACGACATCGCCAAGGCGGCCGGGGTGGGGCGGGGCACGCTGTACCGCCGCTACCCCGACCGGGCCGCGATCGCGACCGCGATGCTCGACGAGCACGAGAAGGCGCTGCAGGAGAAGCTGATCGGCGGTGAGGCGCCCCTGGGCCCGGGAGCGCCGCCCGCCGAGCGGCTGGCCGCCTTCTACGCGGCGATGGTGGAGCTGCTGGAGGGCCACGCCCACCTGGTGCTGGGCGCCGAGACCGGGCACTCGCGGTTCGCCACCGGCGCCTACGGTTTCTGGCGGCTGCACGTGCGTTCGCTGCTGGTCTCCGCCGGAGTGCCCGACCCGGACGCGCTGGTCGAGGTCGTGCTCGCCCCGCTGGCCCCCGAGGTCTACACCCACCAGCGGACCGAGCGGGGGCTCAGCCCCGGGCGGGTCGCGGCGGCTCTGGGAGAGCTCGCCCACCGGCTGCTCGGATAG
- a CDS encoding alpha/beta fold hydrolase, which produces MTPDSIVFGAAGFVGRSLVAELLRQDRRVAAAVRGPAERLTSWLAGQRADTAGLTVVGADITVPGLGLGGAGGAEARGLEGVRDVYNAAARFAFGLSLEEARRVNVTGALNVVDWAATRPGLRRLVHISGYRVGGAPVDHRADGAYEASKKEADAAVRVRARELGVPLTVVNPSSVIGPGQFIGLASMVEDLWRGRLPALPGGSGTFLPVVESGYFARFMAALPEHEETTGKAYWVLDDGTPELPELVSLIAGHLGVPAPRLTIPVRLLRRLPRALTRADPETLSFISGDRYHTAPALAFAERAGLRMPPVGEALRSWADGLVGARFGAGAPPRGPYGFRNVAGSRTWVAGERENPEYVLLHGLPLDADSWEGVRDRLGVPVLAADLPGMGRSAPAHSLDDWTAALLEPVRTRPVLVGHSLGCGPVLRYAQAHPGRVAAVVLVAPAFLQAPSGRFPRSRAAVPALRRMPRDRLGERLGVPAEAIADLRRPGAARRVVEAMRAAHAGRPALRRVLDRVIEDARVPVTVVAGSGDPPAAGTPATLIQGAGHYPQLTHPDELVAAIRAAGGRALPEPPRPARG; this is translated from the coding sequence GTGACACCCGACTCCATCGTCTTCGGCGCGGCGGGATTCGTCGGCCGCTCCCTGGTCGCGGAGCTGCTGCGGCAGGACCGCCGGGTGGCCGCCGCCGTGCGCGGACCTGCGGAACGGCTCACGTCCTGGCTCGCCGGGCAGCGGGCGGACACCGCGGGGCTGACCGTCGTCGGCGCCGACATCACCGTGCCCGGCCTCGGTCTCGGCGGCGCCGGCGGCGCGGAGGCCCGGGGCCTGGAAGGAGTGCGTGACGTCTACAACGCCGCCGCCCGCTTCGCCTTCGGGCTGAGCCTCGAGGAGGCCAGGCGGGTCAACGTGACCGGGGCGCTCAACGTGGTGGACTGGGCCGCCACCCGGCCCGGCCTGCGCCGCCTGGTCCACATCAGCGGCTACCGCGTCGGCGGCGCTCCCGTGGACCATCGCGCGGACGGCGCCTACGAGGCGTCCAAGAAGGAGGCCGACGCGGCGGTGCGGGTCCGGGCTCGCGAGCTGGGCGTCCCGCTGACGGTCGTCAACCCCAGCAGCGTGATCGGTCCCGGCCAGTTCATCGGCCTGGCCTCGATGGTCGAGGATCTCTGGCGTGGACGGCTCCCGGCACTGCCCGGGGGATCCGGCACCTTCCTGCCGGTCGTCGAGAGCGGCTACTTCGCCCGCTTCATGGCAGCCCTCCCCGAGCACGAGGAGACCACGGGAAAGGCCTACTGGGTGCTCGACGACGGCACTCCCGAGCTGCCGGAGCTGGTCTCCCTGATCGCCGGGCACCTGGGCGTCCCCGCGCCCCGGCTGACGATCCCGGTCCGGCTCCTGCGGCGGCTGCCCCGCGCGCTCACCCGGGCCGACCCCGAGACGCTGTCGTTCATATCCGGGGACCGCTACCACACCGCCCCCGCCCTGGCCTTCGCGGAGCGGGCCGGACTGCGCATGCCCCCGGTCGGGGAGGCGCTCCGGAGCTGGGCCGACGGGCTGGTCGGCGCCCGGTTCGGCGCCGGGGCCCCGCCACGCGGGCCGTACGGTTTCCGGAACGTGGCGGGGAGCCGGACCTGGGTGGCGGGTGAGCGGGAGAACCCCGAGTACGTGCTGCTGCACGGGCTGCCGCTGGACGCCGATTCGTGGGAGGGCGTGCGCGATCGGCTGGGCGTCCCGGTACTCGCCGCCGACCTGCCGGGCATGGGCCGCTCCGCGCCGGCCCACTCGCTCGACGACTGGACGGCGGCCCTGCTGGAGCCGGTCCGGACGCGGCCGGTGCTGGTCGGCCACTCCCTCGGCTGCGGCCCCGTCCTGCGGTACGCGCAGGCCCATCCCGGCCGGGTGGCCGCCGTGGTCCTCGTCGCCCCGGCCTTCCTCCAGGCGCCCTCGGGACGCTTCCCGCGGTCGAGAGCGGCCGTGCCGGCCCTGCGCCGGATGCCGAGGGACCGGCTGGGGGAGCGCCTGGGCGTCCCGGCGGAGGCGATCGCGGACCTGCGCCGTCCGGGGGCCGCCCGCCGGGTGGTCGAGGCGATGCGCGCGGCCCACGCCGGGCGGCCGGCGCTCCGCCGGGTGCTCGACCGGGTCATCGAGGACGCCCGGGTCCCGGTGACGGTCGTCGCCGGCTCGGGCGATCCGCCGGCCGCGGGCACGCCCGCCACCCTGATCCAGGGCGCCGGGCACTATCCCCAGCTCACACACCCCGACGAGCTGGTGGCCGCTATCCGAGCAGCCGGTGGGCGAGCTCTCCCAGAGCCGCCGCGACCCGCCCGGGGCTGA
- a CDS encoding TetR/AcrR family transcriptional regulator, giving the protein MGQKGEETRGRLLDATRELIEEGGYFGAGLNQVIAASGAPRGSLYFHFPGGKDQMVAESVRRGGHEIGRVVRELAEAVPDTASLVVAVLALLGDRLEASGWRKGCPVATVALEMAATSDPLQEVCSEVYGSWEDTIRDRLAADGHPEAGDVAVTVLALIEGALLLARAHRSREPLDRVARRIVTLL; this is encoded by the coding sequence ATGGGACAGAAGGGCGAGGAGACGCGCGGCAGGTTGCTGGACGCGACCCGGGAGCTGATCGAGGAGGGCGGCTACTTCGGAGCCGGGCTGAACCAGGTGATCGCGGCCAGCGGGGCTCCGCGCGGCTCGCTCTACTTCCACTTCCCCGGCGGCAAGGACCAGATGGTCGCGGAGTCCGTACGGCGGGGCGGTCATGAGATCGGCCGGGTCGTGCGGGAGCTGGCGGAGGCCGTTCCCGACACCGCGAGCCTGGTCGTCGCCGTGCTGGCGCTGCTCGGCGACCGGCTGGAGGCGTCCGGGTGGCGCAAGGGTTGCCCGGTGGCCACGGTCGCGCTGGAGATGGCGGCCACCAGTGACCCGTTGCAGGAGGTCTGCTCGGAGGTCTACGGCTCCTGGGAGGACACGATCCGCGACCGGCTGGCCGCCGACGGGCATCCCGAGGCGGGCGACGTGGCCGTCACCGTTCTCGCCCTGATCGAGGGGGCGCTGCTGCTGGCCAGGGCTCACCGCAGCCGGGAACCGCTCGATCGTGTGGCCCGCCGGATCGTGACGCTGCTGTAG
- a CDS encoding TetR/AcrR family transcriptional regulator, whose translation METTGTAPMSGRKAQAARNDQVILDAARAVFIADPGAPIAAVAERAGVGISALYRRYAGKEDLLRKLCSDGLKTYIAEAETALADEGDPWIAFTGFMQRVVDADVQSLTINLAGTFTPDEDLRRASTRAAELAERVFDRAARTGALRPDVNVADTSLIFEQLAALHLGDEERTAQIRRRYLALMLDALRLASAPPLPGPPPTAEEVTRRWKV comes from the coding sequence ATGGAGACAACAGGCACGGCGCCCATGAGCGGCCGCAAAGCCCAGGCCGCCCGTAACGACCAAGTGATCCTCGACGCCGCGCGCGCGGTCTTCATCGCCGACCCCGGCGCCCCGATCGCCGCGGTGGCCGAGCGGGCGGGGGTGGGCATCAGCGCGCTCTACCGCCGCTACGCCGGCAAGGAGGACCTGCTCCGCAAGCTGTGCTCGGACGGCCTGAAAACCTACATCGCCGAGGCCGAGACCGCCCTGGCCGACGAGGGCGACCCGTGGATCGCCTTCACCGGCTTCATGCAGCGCGTCGTGGACGCCGACGTCCAGTCCCTGACGATCAACCTGGCCGGCACCTTCACCCCCGACGAGGATCTCCGCCGCGCCTCCACCCGAGCGGCCGAGCTTGCCGAGCGGGTCTTCGACCGCGCCGCCCGGACCGGCGCCCTCCGCCCCGACGTGAACGTCGCCGACACGTCGTTGATCTTCGAGCAGCTCGCCGCCCTCCACCTCGGCGACGAGGAGCGCACCGCCCAGATCAGGCGCCGGTATCTGGCACTGATGCTCGACGCCCTGCGTCTGGCCTCAGCCCCTCCCCTGCCGGGCCCGCCCCCCACCGCCGAGGAGGTCACCCGGCGCTGGAAGGTCTAG
- a CDS encoding pyridoxal phosphate-dependent decarboxylase family protein, translating into MHPRLDDDLARLPELLDETRAQAVRLLAGLGDRPVAQAPAAHRSAPLPVDGSGLAGAMETFTRRWEPGFSAGAGPRYLGFVTGGTTPASLAGDWLTGTLDQNPTSGLDSSAPDLERETAAWLRELFGLSPEHEGAFVSGATMSNFTGLAIAREWLGERLGVSVAERGAAALGPVHVLSGSPHSSIGKALSMLGLGRSAIREVDRLPGREAVDVGGLAAALESLDGTPAIVVANAGTVNTADFDDLRALAALRERHPFWLHVDAAFGAFAALSPEHAHLTDGLDEADSVCVDLHKWLNVPYDSAIQFTRRRDLQARVFQNSAAYLGPLGDDPDFVHLTPENSRRLRALPAWFTLAAYGRDGHAEIVRRNIALAARLGERIAGMPAYRLLAPVRLNVVCFTLASSPERVGELTSAITASGEAFLTRTVYDGVPALRAAFSNWRTTEADVERVAKTLERSALVDPPVPS; encoded by the coding sequence ATGCATCCCCGACTCGACGACGATCTCGCCCGCCTGCCCGAGCTGCTCGACGAGACGCGGGCGCAGGCCGTACGGCTGCTCGCCGGGCTCGGCGACCGGCCGGTCGCGCAGGCGCCCGCGGCCCACCGGTCCGCGCCCCTGCCGGTGGACGGCTCGGGGCTGGCGGGGGCGATGGAGACGTTCACCCGGCGCTGGGAGCCCGGCTTCTCCGCCGGTGCCGGACCCCGCTACCTGGGGTTCGTCACGGGCGGCACGACCCCCGCCTCCCTGGCGGGCGACTGGCTGACCGGCACGCTGGACCAGAACCCCACCTCCGGCCTGGACTCCAGCGCCCCCGACCTCGAACGGGAGACGGCCGCCTGGCTGCGCGAGCTGTTCGGCCTGTCCCCCGAACACGAGGGCGCTTTCGTCAGCGGCGCGACGATGTCCAACTTCACGGGCCTGGCCATAGCCAGGGAATGGCTGGGCGAGCGGCTCGGCGTCTCGGTCGCCGAGCGGGGAGCGGCCGCGCTCGGCCCGGTCCACGTGCTCTCCGGAAGCCCCCACTCCAGCATCGGCAAGGCGCTGTCGATGCTCGGGCTGGGACGTTCGGCGATCCGCGAGGTCGACCGCCTGCCGGGCAGGGAGGCCGTCGACGTCGGCGGCCTCGCAGCGGCACTGGAATCCCTGGACGGGACGCCGGCGATCGTCGTGGCCAACGCGGGCACGGTCAACACGGCCGACTTCGACGATCTCCGCGCGCTGGCCGCCCTGCGCGAGCGCCACCCCTTCTGGCTGCACGTGGACGCGGCGTTCGGGGCTTTCGCCGCCCTCTCCCCGGAGCACGCGCACCTCACCGACGGGCTCGACGAGGCCGACTCGGTCTGCGTGGACCTGCACAAGTGGCTCAACGTCCCCTACGACAGCGCGATCCAGTTCACCCGCCGCCGGGACCTTCAGGCACGCGTCTTCCAGAACTCCGCCGCCTATCTCGGGCCGCTGGGCGACGACCCCGATTTCGTGCACCTGACACCGGAGAACTCGCGGCGTCTCCGGGCGCTTCCGGCGTGGTTCACCCTCGCCGCGTACGGGCGCGACGGTCACGCGGAGATCGTGCGGCGCAACATCGCCCTCGCCGCCCGGCTCGGGGAACGGATCGCCGGCATGCCCGCGTACCGCCTGCTCGCCCCCGTCCGGCTCAACGTGGTCTGCTTCACCCTCGCATCCTCCCCCGAGCGCGTCGGGGAGCTGACCTCGGCGATCACCGCATCCGGTGAGGCGTTCCTCACCCGGACCGTCTACGACGGCGTGCCCGCGCTGCGCGCCGCCTTCAGCAACTGGCGCACCACCGAAGCCGACGTCGAGCGCGTCGCGAAGACGCTGGAAAGGTCCGCGCTCGTGGATCCACCCGTCCCGTCATGA